Proteins from one Terriglobus tenax genomic window:
- a CDS encoding response regulator: MIRVGLIEDQTIVREGLENLLLLTEDIRVVAQADNGFDAISVLRQHQPDVVLLDMRMPKMDGIDVLRHLEAQGPSMPVIVLTTFDDDEIVLEAFHLGAKGFLLKDVSLVRLADAIRSVARGEKFFGAALTERLLRALQSRKSTASRPKQDRLTDREIEILQLLMGGFSNSEIAFALRVAEGTVKNHVSNILEKLCVRDRTRAVLKAFELGYLKS, translated from the coding sequence ATGATTCGAGTCGGGCTCATTGAAGATCAGACCATCGTAAGGGAAGGGCTCGAAAACCTTCTACTACTTACAGAAGATATCCGCGTCGTAGCACAAGCCGACAATGGGTTCGATGCCATCTCCGTCCTCAGGCAACATCAGCCCGATGTTGTCCTGCTGGATATGCGCATGCCGAAGATGGACGGTATTGATGTGCTTCGCCATCTCGAGGCGCAAGGACCTTCCATGCCCGTCATCGTCCTGACAACCTTTGACGATGACGAGATTGTTCTGGAAGCCTTTCATCTTGGTGCAAAGGGGTTTCTTCTAAAAGATGTAAGCCTGGTGCGTCTTGCCGACGCAATACGAAGTGTGGCTCGTGGTGAAAAATTCTTTGGAGCTGCTCTAACAGAGCGTCTGCTTCGAGCCTTGCAGTCTCGGAAGTCAACCGCATCACGCCCCAAACAAGATCGACTGACCGACCGCGAGATCGAGATCCTGCAACTGCTTATGGGGGGATTCAGCAACTCAGAGATCGCTTTCGCGCTTAGGGTAGCAGAAGGAACTGTCAAAAATCACGTCTCAAACATACTCGAAAAGCTCTGTGTTAGAGATCGGACCAGAGCGGTATTAAAAGCATTTGAGCTTGGGTATTTGAAGTCGTGA